A genomic segment from Tessaracoccus defluvii encodes:
- a CDS encoding glycosyltransferase family 4 protein, producing the protein MREYLLVLLIAAGTTYLLAGLCRRIAVRMGALAKVRTRDVHTEPIPYFGGVAMFGGLAVALLVATNMPFLGRFATVAHDASAVVWASLIICAIGVLDDMYDMPAIVKLGGQVLAAGVAVLGGVRFFWIPLPNGGLFSPDDITAIAVTVIVIVVCVNAVNFVDGLDGLAAGVVAIGSGAFFSYTYVLAYDQQLVRATTASLITVATCGIAIGFLFHNFHPAKMFMGDSGSMLLGLLMALSTVSFTGQLDHAALSEGTDAVPVLLPILLPVAALALPLLDLLLAWLRRTWNGQSPFTADKQHLHHRLLARGHSHWRAVLLMYAWTAVLSVGVVAISLQHRSAAVWVVAVAVVLVGVLTLWPVRMAPSRIGGAEADVVDRGLDGDG; encoded by the coding sequence GTGCGCGAATACCTGCTGGTCCTGCTCATCGCGGCCGGCACCACCTACCTGCTGGCGGGGCTGTGCCGCCGCATCGCGGTGCGGATGGGGGCGCTGGCGAAGGTCCGCACCCGTGACGTCCACACCGAGCCCATCCCGTACTTCGGCGGGGTCGCCATGTTCGGAGGGCTCGCCGTCGCGCTGCTGGTGGCCACCAACATGCCCTTCCTCGGCCGCTTCGCCACCGTCGCCCACGACGCCTCTGCCGTGGTCTGGGCCAGCCTCATCATCTGCGCCATCGGCGTGCTCGACGACATGTACGACATGCCGGCAATCGTCAAGCTCGGCGGCCAGGTCCTGGCGGCCGGGGTGGCGGTGCTCGGAGGGGTGCGCTTCTTCTGGATCCCGCTGCCCAACGGTGGCCTGTTCTCCCCGGACGACATCACCGCCATCGCCGTCACCGTCATCGTGATCGTGGTGTGCGTCAACGCCGTGAACTTCGTCGACGGTCTCGACGGCCTCGCCGCAGGCGTCGTCGCGATCGGGTCGGGCGCCTTCTTCAGCTACACCTACGTTCTGGCCTACGACCAGCAGCTGGTCCGAGCGACGACCGCGAGCCTCATCACCGTCGCGACCTGCGGCATCGCCATCGGCTTCCTCTTCCACAACTTCCATCCGGCGAAGATGTTCATGGGCGACTCCGGCTCCATGCTGCTCGGGCTCCTGATGGCGCTGAGCACCGTGTCCTTCACCGGCCAACTCGACCACGCGGCCCTCAGCGAGGGCACCGACGCCGTGCCGGTGCTACTGCCGATCCTGTTGCCGGTCGCCGCGCTGGCCCTGCCCCTGCTCGATCTGCTCCTGGCCTGGCTGCGGCGCACCTGGAACGGGCAGAGCCCGTTCACGGCGGACAAGCAGCACCTGCACCACCGACTCCTCGCCCGCGGCCACTCCCACTGGCGGGCCGTCCTGCTCATGTACGCTTGGACGGCCGTGCTGTCGGTCGGGGTGGTGGCCATCTCGCTGCAGCACCGCTCTGCGGCCGTCTGGGTGGTGGCGGTGGCCGTGGTCCTCGTCG